A single Mesomycoplasma bovoculi M165/69 DNA region contains:
- a CDS encoding amidase family protein codes for MIKHKLDYNFAKEQLKKDKNNSVAYFFEQKNTKQGPLSGSFFSIKSNFATQEGTSHASSNALINFQPSYNATVFEKLINAGAQPIIKVHNDELGLGGKGLYSHFGPIYNPLDSNKMVGGSSSGSAATINLADFAVASDTGDSVRRPASFVGCVGFKPSYGAVSRYGLYSYATSLDTVGWFTHNVSDTATIAQVVFGEDAKDLTSIQVPVDAIQELKPKKIGILNFNFEIEPYLVDKIEKLKQVLEKDGIEVESIEPDKKLFNAVNIVYGIISYSEATSNLSTINGITFGNAPKNESWQNILFKTRSDGFGFMLQKRLIWGSYFLEQENQDKYFLKAKKVRRLIADYYNSLLEKYDLLLFPPFYGVAPELVGDKQEKEDKITSFILTISNLTGNPSISIPLGTFDGMPFNIAADSKIYNDAKLLSFSLYLEKKIGELNE; via the coding sequence ATGATTAAGCACAAACTTGACTACAATTTTGCTAAAGAGCAATTAAAAAAAGATAAAAATAACTCAGTAGCTTATTTTTTTGAACAAAAAAATACTAAACAAGGACCTTTATCTGGTTCATTTTTTAGTATTAAAAGCAACTTTGCTACTCAAGAAGGAACTAGCCACGCTTCTTCCAATGCTTTAATAAATTTCCAACCTTCTTACAATGCAACTGTTTTTGAGAAATTAATTAATGCAGGGGCCCAACCAATTATAAAAGTTCATAATGATGAATTAGGTTTGGGTGGAAAAGGACTTTATTCTCATTTTGGACCAATTTACAATCCTCTAGATTCAAACAAAATGGTTGGTGGTTCATCTTCTGGAAGTGCTGCAACAATTAATCTGGCTGACTTTGCCGTTGCAAGTGACACAGGTGATTCTGTTCGTAGACCTGCCAGTTTTGTAGGTTGTGTTGGCTTTAAACCTTCATATGGTGCTGTATCACGATATGGTCTTTACTCTTATGCCACTTCATTAGACACAGTGGGGTGATTCACCCACAATGTTAGTGATACAGCCACAATTGCTCAAGTAGTCTTTGGCGAAGATGCCAAAGACTTAACTTCTATTCAAGTTCCAGTAGATGCGATCCAGGAATTAAAACCTAAAAAAATTGGAATTTTAAATTTTAACTTTGAAATAGAACCTTATCTTGTAGATAAGATTGAAAAGTTAAAACAAGTTCTTGAAAAGGATGGGATTGAAGTTGAATCTATAGAACCTGATAAAAAATTATTTAATGCTGTAAACATTGTTTATGGAATTATTTCTTACTCTGAGGCTACAAGTAATTTATCAACTATCAATGGAATCACATTTGGTAATGCTCCTAAAAATGAAAGTTGACAAAATATTTTATTTAAAACTCGTAGTGATGGGTTTGGTTTTATGCTTCAAAAACGTTTGATTTGAGGTTCTTATTTTTTAGAACAGGAAAATCAAGACAAATATTTTTTAAAGGCTAAAAAGGTTAGAAGATTAATTGCAGACTATTATAATAGTTTGCTAGAAAAATATGATCTTCTTTTATTCCCACCTTTTTATGGTGTTGCACCTGAACTTGTAGGTGATAAACAGGAAAAAGAAGATAAAATTACTTCTTTTATTTTAACAATTTCAAATTTAACTGGCAATCCATCTATCAGTATTCCATTAGGAACTTTTGATGGTATGCCTTTTAATATAGCTGCTGATAGCAAGATTTACAATGATGCAAAACTTTTAAGTTTTAGCTTATACTTAGAGAAAAAAATAGGTGAATTAAATGAATAA
- a CDS encoding RluA family pseudouridine synthase codes for MFCIEVNLDQQGRSLLKFVSKILTNQSYNQIEKLFRLKKIKVNGQVGKKTQLVNEKDKICFFITQEQLTTKQKTITKNTKPNFKLIYEDENILVVSKKHNTVMHSHNLSLDSMVATYLKVDNNSLFLPTHIGRLDKLTSGIVLYAKNYQSAQELYKKQHFFVKQYTFKSDINLGNQKEINVWIAKNDAKQKMEVVKQNSEKSTLATTLLFNENKNKIAQLKTGKKHQIRLTLAHLGFPIHGDSKYGGKPATRLFLHSFFLKLINLENKLSYLNNKEFIDKPTWWS; via the coding sequence ATGTTTTGCATTGAAGTTAATTTAGACCAACAAGGTAGGTCTCTTTTAAAATTTGTTAGCAAAATACTAACAAATCAAAGTTACAACCAAATTGAGAAACTTTTTCGCTTAAAAAAGATTAAAGTCAATGGTCAGGTTGGCAAAAAAACACAATTAGTTAATGAAAAAGATAAAATTTGTTTTTTTATTACTCAAGAGCAACTAACCACAAAACAAAAAACAATAACAAAAAATACAAAACCAAATTTTAAACTCATATATGAAGATGAAAATATTTTAGTTGTTAGCAAAAAACACAACACTGTAATGCATAGTCATAATCTTAGTTTAGATTCTATGGTTGCCACATATTTAAAAGTGGATAATAATAGTTTATTTTTACCTACTCATATAGGTAGACTTGATAAACTGACTTCTGGGATAGTTTTGTATGCCAAAAATTATCAAAGTGCTCAAGAGTTGTATAAAAAACAACACTTTTTTGTAAAACAATACACTTTTAAATCTGACATTAACCTTGGAAATCAAAAAGAAATTAATGTTTGAATTGCCAAAAATGATGCTAAACAAAAAATGGAAGTAGTCAAACAAAATAGTGAAAAATCCACTTTAGCAACCACACTTTTATTTAATGAAAATAAAAATAAAATTGCTCAATTAAAAACTGGAAAAAAACACCAAATTAGATTAACCTTAGCACACTTAGGTTTTCCAATTCATGGTGATTCAAAATATGGTGGAAAACCTGCAACTAGATTATTTTTACATTCTTTTTTTCTAAAATTAATAAATTTAGAAAACAAACTAAGTTATCTAAATAATAAAGAATTTATAGACAAACCAACTTGATGGAGTTAA
- the fba gene encoding class II fructose-1,6-bisphosphate aldolase encodes MKLVNAKQMLTHALENGYAIPHININNLEWTKAVLLGAQAQKSPVIIATSEGALKYMGGLKTVYNLVNNLIDYLKIDIPVALHLDHGSFEVCKQAIEVGYTSVMYDGSHQDFETNKSNTQEIVNLAQQKNVSVEAEVGSIGGEEDGIIGNGEIADPQQALALKQTGITMLAAGIGNIHGPYPATWKSLAFDVIEKLSETTQIPLVLHGGSGIPLEQVQKAIKLGVAKININTELQQANAAAIEEFVFSGESKKGKNFDPRKFLAPGIKVMQAVVEQKIKDFGSNNKA; translated from the coding sequence ATGAAATTAGTTAATGCAAAGCAAATGCTAACTCATGCTTTAGAAAATGGTTATGCTATTCCGCATATTAATATCAATAATTTAGAGTGAACTAAGGCTGTTTTATTAGGAGCACAAGCACAAAAATCACCTGTAATTATTGCAACATCAGAAGGTGCGCTAAAATACATGGGTGGTTTGAAAACTGTTTACAATTTAGTTAACAATTTAATTGATTACTTAAAAATTGATATTCCAGTCGCACTTCATCTAGATCATGGAAGTTTTGAAGTTTGCAAACAAGCTATTGAAGTAGGTTATACATCAGTAATGTATGATGGCTCTCATCAAGACTTTGAAACTAATAAATCTAATACACAAGAAATTGTCAACTTAGCCCAACAAAAAAATGTTAGTGTTGAAGCTGAAGTTGGATCAATTGGTGGCGAAGAAGATGGCATTATTGGAAATGGCGAAATTGCTGATCCTCAGCAAGCTTTAGCTTTAAAACAAACAGGAATTACAATGTTAGCTGCTGGAATTGGAAATATTCATGGCCCATATCCAGCAACTTGAAAATCACTTGCATTTGATGTAATTGAAAAATTATCTGAAACTACACAAATTCCACTTGTTTTACATGGTGGAAGTGGAATCCCGCTTGAGCAAGTACAAAAAGCTATTAAATTAGGTGTTGCAAAAATTAATATAAACACTGAGTTGCAACAAGCCAATGCTGCAGCAATTGAAGAATTTGTATTTTCAGGAGAATCTAAAAAGGGCAAAAATTTTGATCCAAGAAAATTTTTAGCACCTGGAATCAAGGTAATGCAAGCAGTAGTAGAACAAAAAATTAAAGATTTTGGTTCTAATAATAAAGCTTAA
- the rpoE gene encoding DNA-directed RNA polymerase subunit delta produces the protein METIISIAIDFLKKYKEATFDEIFIEIQKRLMPKWEKQLPNESAEQILVRKRGELYKLLTIDGSFTPLGDNLWSLRSDLL, from the coding sequence ATGGAAACAATTATTAGTATTGCAATTGATTTTTTAAAAAAATACAAAGAAGCAACTTTTGATGAGATTTTTATCGAAATTCAAAAACGTTTAATGCCAAAATGAGAAAAACAACTTCCAAATGAATCTGCTGAACAAATTTTAGTTCGTAAACGAGGTGAACTATATAAATTGCTAACAATTGATGGAAGTTTTACACCATTAGGTGACAATCTTTGGTCACTTAGAAGTGATCTATTATAA
- the argS gene encoding arginine--tRNA ligase, translating to MINKIKNAIIKAFENQNFAFDPTKIIVSKSKHLGDFSTNAAFLFAKNNNMPAMEFAQKIVDFIDKNEIFATKIEVATPGFINFYISNQGLAEIVKKIIDQDLNYGSQNQNQKINVEFVSANPTGFLHLGHLRSAVIGDVLSNILKFSGNQVLKEYYINDFGVQIDRLANSTIARYQQLFNPNFSMPEDAYNGEDIIWAAKQIKAQIGDKFANKPIDDKQYHFFRQESLSIFLKEIKKDLANLGIYFDKYSSEADLHKNALFLKTITNLPGTYTKENALWLKTSEFGDDKDRVLIKSDNKLTYFGADIFYHLEKINSNFKPDILINVWGADHIGYLGRMQSALKILGYPEKLKVLLYQIVSLLKNGSEFKMSKRKGSTFTIKELANLVDVDSLRFFMVERSENSLIEFDIDKAANVGEQNPLFLIQYAHARSAQLLSKAKLNIDKIANFESNYEIKLINDLKEFEEIIAKISKNYKINLLNKYLLTLANSFNAFYSNCKILESPNQDSLLSLVKATNIVIKIGLGLLGIQAKERI from the coding sequence ATGATAAATAAAATTAAAAATGCAATTATCAAAGCTTTTGAAAATCAAAATTTTGCATTTGATCCAACAAAAATTATTGTTTCAAAATCTAAACATTTAGGTGATTTTTCAACAAATGCAGCATTTTTATTTGCAAAAAATAATAATATGCCGGCAATGGAATTTGCTCAAAAAATTGTTGATTTTATAGATAAAAATGAGATTTTTGCAACAAAAATTGAAGTAGCAACTCCTGGATTTATTAATTTTTATATTTCAAATCAAGGTCTTGCAGAAATTGTGAAAAAGATTATAGATCAAGATTTAAATTATGGTTCACAAAATCAAAATCAAAAAATTAATGTGGAATTTGTATCTGCAAATCCCACTGGTTTTTTACACTTAGGACACCTTAGAAGTGCTGTAATTGGTGATGTTCTTTCAAATATTTTAAAATTTTCTGGTAATCAAGTTTTAAAAGAATACTACATCAATGACTTTGGAGTTCAAATTGATCGTTTAGCCAACTCAACAATTGCACGCTATCAACAATTATTTAATCCAAATTTCTCAATGCCTGAAGATGCATATAATGGCGAAGATATTATTTGAGCTGCCAAACAAATTAAAGCTCAAATTGGTGATAAATTTGCAAACAAACCTATTGATGATAAACAATATCACTTTTTTCGACAAGAAAGCTTATCTATATTTTTAAAAGAAATTAAAAAGGACTTAGCAAACTTGGGTATTTATTTTGACAAATACTCTTCTGAAGCTGATTTGCACAAAAATGCTTTATTTTTAAAGACAATTACCAATTTGCCAGGTACCTATACAAAAGAAAATGCCCTTTGACTTAAGACAAGTGAGTTCGGAGATGACAAAGATAGGGTTTTAATCAAATCAGATAATAAATTAACTTACTTCGGTGCAGATATTTTTTACCATTTAGAAAAAATTAACTCAAATTTTAAACCAGATATTTTAATAAATGTTTGAGGTGCAGACCATATTGGTTATCTTGGAAGAATGCAATCCGCACTCAAAATTTTAGGTTATCCTGAAAAATTAAAAGTGTTACTTTACCAAATAGTTTCACTTTTAAAAAATGGTAGTGAATTTAAAATGTCTAAACGAAAAGGTTCAACATTTACTATTAAGGAACTTGCAAATTTAGTCGATGTTGATTCTTTAAGATTTTTTATGGTTGAACGTAGCGAGAATAGTTTAATTGAATTTGATATTGACAAAGCTGCTAATGTAGGGGAACAAAACCCTTTGTTTTTAATTCAATATGCTCATGCTAGAAGTGCTCAACTTTTGAGCAAAGCAAAGCTAAACATAGACAAAATTGCTAATTTTGAAAGTAATTATGAAATAAAATTAATTAATGATTTAAAAGAATTTGAAGAAATAATTGCTAAAATTAGTAAGAATTACAAGATTAATTTATTAAATAAATATTTATTAACTTTAGCCAATAGTTTTAATGCTTTTTACTCAAATTGCAAAATTCTTGAATCACCAAACCAAGATAGTTTGCTTTCTTTAGTAAAAGCAACAAATATTGTAATTAAAATTGGTTTAGGTTTATTGGGTATTCAAGCCAAAGAAAGGATTTAA
- a CDS encoding nucleotide exchange factor GrpE: MILYETVKNTKVEEQEEKIVNEESNNSSSSQENKSTQNQDADKQEQPKKLNKKLINKINNDLITKNLNLEIEISKLREKLKTYENDFKTQIHSFEEKGNQKVKELKEELHKKFEEEAKILKLYGAQSFFEDFLSPFLNLKTAIDFGSNSNDPNVSNYVKGFSMLFAQLETIMENFGVTKIEPKVGDVYDSNTQQIYQLEVGEKDIILKIQSIGFKLHERVIKPALVIVGKNDDK, from the coding sequence ATGATTCTATATGAAACTGTAAAAAACACAAAAGTTGAAGAACAAGAAGAAAAAATTGTAAATGAAGAATCAAACAATTCATCTTCAAGTCAAGAAAACAAATCAACTCAAAATCAAGATGCAGACAAACAAGAACAACCTAAAAAACTTAATAAAAAGTTAATTAATAAAATTAACAATGATTTGATTACAAAAAATTTAAATTTAGAAATAGAAATTTCTAAATTACGTGAAAAACTCAAAACTTATGAAAATGATTTTAAAACACAAATTCATTCTTTTGAAGAAAAAGGAAATCAAAAAGTTAAAGAATTAAAAGAAGAATTACACAAAAAATTTGAAGAAGAAGCAAAAATTCTTAAACTTTATGGTGCTCAATCATTTTTTGAAGACTTCTTGTCACCTTTTTTAAATTTAAAAACAGCTATTGATTTTGGAAGCAACTCAAATGATCCAAATGTTTCTAATTATGTAAAAGGATTTAGTATGCTATTTGCACAATTAGAAACCATTATGGAGAATTTTGGGGTCACAAAAATTGAACCAAAAGTTGGGGATGTTTATGATTCAAATACTCAACAAATTTATCAATTAGAAGTGGGTGAAAAAGACATTATTTTAAAAATACAATCTATAGGTTTCAAATTACATGAGCGTGTAATCAAACCAGCTTTAGTTATAGTTGGTAAAAACGATGATAAATAA
- a CDS encoding heat-inducible transcriptional repressor HrcA, with the protein MKSRLNEKKANYLKQIVEHFIQTGQPVGSANLKAIYEINKSTSHLRSMMNQLEQDGFLEKHHNSSGRVPTLKGFKYYAEFLSYDGNKELEKKLKDIFAKRRVNINETINEAVKIISEVAGAALITRSEDIFEKLMSISLTIINEGSGVVVLITSSGNVENKTIIFNDFIKKEDVKIAIRLFQERLVPLPISQISEAIQILKPVLENQIKRSEDILQHFLQNIFDFEVKSQSKVFNKNSLILNRDISRNKLVELLDIIEKKSIWEILDETAESEDETIKISIPSEEASFISKQFPKSSSIKEISVVGATKKMNYSATWTGIKLLEDFLNKKENKK; encoded by the coding sequence ATGAAAAGCAGATTAAATGAGAAAAAAGCTAATTATTTAAAGCAAATAGTGGAGCATTTCATTCAAACTGGACAACCTGTTGGATCTGCCAACTTAAAAGCAATTTATGAAATTAATAAATCAACTTCCCATTTAAGAAGTATGATGAATCAATTAGAACAAGATGGATTTTTGGAAAAACATCATAATTCAAGTGGTAGAGTTCCAACTTTAAAAGGCTTTAAGTACTATGCTGAATTTTTAAGTTATGATGGAAATAAAGAACTAGAAAAAAAATTGAAAGATATTTTTGCAAAGCGGCGAGTAAATATCAATGAAACAATTAATGAGGCTGTTAAAATCATTAGCGAAGTGGCAGGAGCTGCCTTAATTACAAGGTCAGAGGATATTTTTGAAAAATTAATGTCTATAAGTTTGACCATTATTAATGAAGGTTCAGGTGTAGTAGTTTTAATCACTTCTAGTGGAAATGTTGAAAATAAAACAATTATTTTTAATGATTTTATTAAAAAAGAAGATGTAAAAATTGCTATTAGGTTATTTCAAGAAAGGCTTGTTCCCTTGCCAATTAGTCAAATTTCTGAAGCTATCCAAATTTTAAAACCAGTTTTAGAAAATCAAATCAAACGTAGCGAAGACATACTGCAACATTTTCTTCAAAATATTTTTGACTTTGAAGTTAAATCTCAATCTAAAGTATTCAACAAAAATTCTTTAATTTTAAATAGAGATATTTCTAGAAATAAATTAGTTGAACTTTTAGACATAATTGAAAAAAAGTCAATTTGAGAAATTTTAGATGAAACTGCAGAAAGTGAAGATGAAACTATTAAGATTAGCATACCATCTGAAGAAGCATCCTTTATTTCTAAACAATTTCCAAAGTCATCATCTATTAAGGAAATCAGTGTAGTAGGTGCTACCAAAAAAATGAATTATTCAGCAACCTGAACAGGAATTAAACTATTAGAAGATTTTTTGAACAAAAAGGAGAATAAAAAGTAA
- a CDS encoding thioredoxin family protein: MKLLKWEDAQKEIETGVVYLEFAVDWCGDCKMQEPINQQVAEHYKGRDDVKLIKVNAEEAGLFRKPGTRFEVLYVPTHLVLKDGEILFKKFEYAPKEMLIKNIDAALAK; the protein is encoded by the coding sequence ATGAAATTATTAAAATGAGAAGATGCTCAAAAAGAAATTGAAACTGGAGTAGTTTATTTAGAATTTGCTGTTGATTGATGTGGGGACTGCAAAATGCAAGAACCTATTAACCAACAAGTTGCTGAACACTACAAAGGTAGAGATGACGTTAAATTAATTAAAGTTAATGCTGAAGAAGCTGGTCTATTTCGTAAGCCAGGAACTCGTTTTGAAGTTTTATATGTTCCAACTCACCTAGTTTTAAAAGATGGTGAAATTCTTTTCAAAAAATTTGAATATGCACCTAAAGAAATGTTAATTAAAAACATTGATGCTGCTTTAGCAAAATAA
- a CDS encoding ribonuclease J, with translation MAKISFFALGGQDENGKNCYVLEIDDNIFVINAGVKIPLNSNIGIDTIIPDFSYLEKNSNKIKGIFITDAKNESFSALPWLVMKIKKIKIFCSVFTKSLIIERMNKYFINSQDYEIHTISSKTNFGKDISVIPINLAGSIPGILGLNFMTEDGVILFMTNFLVGNLGIYGNTNLAKIQQLCKHPKGILALIADSGRSNYPGKTIDKIFAKKFLESTFLAADSKSRIIVGAYDEEMLSIQEIVDLAIKFKRKITTYGKKYDKLYDMISKLESKNKTIQHSRPNFFDYKLANKENNSVVLITSSPERIHTRFERILNKEDVVFKLKQSDHVIMITPPINGMEQAHAKVLDEIAKVTSNLIDINEADFSTCRPSRDDLLELIQATQPKYFFPIQGLFRYLVVAGNLAYKAKVPKQNILILQNKRAVNFINGVLFSSKKSIKCDSEVFVDGFGVGDISSEVLREREMLSRDGVIIISFLLDYKTKKIVSKPNIIEYGILSKENRTDVHKIIENIIATNFQSITKINDKIVKEIQEKIQKAIKRKMFRFYDKEPVVSVLIQNSLGDK, from the coding sequence ATGGCAAAAATAAGTTTTTTTGCTCTTGGTGGCCAAGATGAAAATGGAAAAAACTGTTATGTTTTAGAAATTGATGATAATATTTTTGTAATAAATGCAGGTGTAAAAATACCTTTAAATAGTAATATTGGAATTGACACAATTATTCCAGATTTTTCTTATTTAGAAAAAAATAGCAATAAAATAAAAGGTATTTTCATAACAGATGCTAAAAACGAATCATTTTCAGCACTTCCTTGATTAGTGATGAAAATAAAAAAAATTAAGATTTTTTGTTCGGTTTTTACTAAATCACTAATCATAGAAAGAATGAATAAATACTTTATAAATTCACAAGACTATGAAATTCACACAATTTCAAGTAAAACTAATTTTGGTAAAGACATCTCTGTAATACCTATAAATTTAGCTGGTTCTATTCCTGGAATTTTAGGTTTAAATTTTATGACTGAAGATGGTGTAATCCTGTTTATGACTAACTTTTTAGTAGGTAATTTAGGGATTTATGGAAATACTAATTTAGCAAAAATTCAACAATTGTGCAAGCATCCAAAAGGCATTTTGGCTTTAATAGCGGATTCGGGAAGATCTAATTATCCTGGAAAAACTATTGATAAAATTTTTGCTAAAAAATTTTTAGAATCCACTTTTTTAGCTGCTGATTCAAAAAGCAGAATTATTGTTGGAGCTTATGATGAAGAGATGTTATCTATTCAAGAGATTGTAGACCTTGCAATTAAATTCAAAAGAAAAATTACCACATATGGAAAAAAATATGACAAGCTTTACGATATGATAAGCAAGCTTGAATCCAAAAACAAAACTATTCAACACTCTAGACCAAATTTTTTTGATTACAAACTTGCAAATAAAGAAAATAATTCTGTTGTTTTAATTACATCTTCCCCTGAGCGAATTCATACACGTTTCGAACGTATTTTAAACAAAGAAGATGTTGTTTTCAAACTTAAACAGTCAGATCATGTAATTATGATCACACCACCAATTAATGGAATGGAACAAGCTCATGCCAAAGTCTTGGACGAAATTGCAAAAGTAACTTCAAATTTAATTGATATTAATGAAGCTGATTTTAGCACTTGCAGACCTTCGCGTGATGACTTGCTTGAGTTAATTCAAGCAACTCAACCCAAATATTTTTTCCCAATCCAAGGACTTTTTAGGTATTTAGTTGTTGCTGGAAATTTAGCTTACAAAGCAAAAGTGCCAAAGCAAAATATTTTAATTTTGCAAAATAAAAGAGCAGTTAACTTTATCAATGGTGTTCTTTTTTCTAGCAAAAAGTCTATTAAATGTGATTCAGAAGTCTTTGTTGATGGTTTTGGTGTAGGTGATATTTCTTCTGAAGTTTTAAGAGAACGTGAAATGCTTTCTCGTGATGGTGTAATCATCATATCTTTTTTACTTGATTATAAAACAAAAAAAATAGTAAGTAAACCTAACATTATAGAATATGGAATTTTATCAAAAGAAAATAGAACTGATGTTCACAAAATTATTGAAAATATTATTGCAACAAATTTTCAATCTATAACAAAAATTAATGATAAAATAGTAAAAGAAATCCAAGAAAAAATTCAAAAAGCAATTAAGAGAAAAATGTTTCGTTTTTATGACAAAGAACCAGTCGTTTCTGTCTTAATTCAAAATTCTCTTGGTGATAAATAG
- a CDS encoding helix-turn-helix domain-containing protein gives MNNNNNEKQFFLDLFDRFGFLLTQSQKQVFLLYFQQNLTIAEIAKVITSSRALVFDTLKKTKAKLIKLQEKQTKNKEL, from the coding sequence ATGAATAACAACAACAATGAAAAACAATTTTTTTTAGACCTTTTTGATCGCTTTGGATTTTTACTAACACAAAGTCAAAAACAAGTTTTTTTACTTTATTTTCAACAAAATTTGACAATTGCTGAAATAGCAAAAGTAATAACATCTTCTAGAGCTTTAGTTTTTGATACATTAAAAAAAACTAAAGCAAAATTAATAAAACTACAAGAAAAACAAACAAAAAATAAGGAGTTATAA
- the ftsY gene encoding signal recognition particle-docking protein FtsY: protein MSFFKKIKEKLFGKKENTINLGESREKVNLETDKYVAGLEKSNISFSQQIIELTKKHNKIDEEYFDELEETLIMSDITPSFVSVIVHELKREVRNQNLVDTSLIPELIVDKMYTIYANRSIVNTNLNIQKNRLNVILVVGVNGSGKTTSISKIAHKLIQEGNKLLIIAGDTFRAAAVEQLEIWANRVGADILKPNEKETDPGSVVYRGLEKAINEKFDVVIIDTAGRLQNKVNLMNELKKVNKIIADKVENAPHESLLVIDATTGQNGVLQAKHFADVTPISGIVLTKMDGTSKGGIIFSIKDQLNIDVKLVGLGEKMDDLQPFDLDKFIYSMTRQISKEYE from the coding sequence ATGTCATTTTTCAAAAAAATTAAAGAAAAATTGTTTGGTAAAAAAGAAAATACAATCAATTTAGGTGAATCTAGAGAAAAAGTTAACTTGGAAACCGACAAATATGTTGCCGGTTTGGAAAAGTCTAACATTTCTTTTTCCCAACAAATAATCGAATTAACAAAAAAACACAATAAAATTGATGAAGAATATTTTGATGAACTTGAAGAAACACTAATTATGTCTGATATCACTCCTAGTTTTGTTTCAGTTATTGTACATGAATTAAAAAGGGAAGTAAGAAATCAAAATTTAGTGGATACAAGTTTAATTCCTGAATTAATTGTTGATAAAATGTATACAATTTATGCAAATAGATCAATTGTTAACACAAACTTAAATATTCAAAAAAATAGATTAAATGTTATTTTGGTAGTTGGTGTAAATGGTTCTGGAAAAACAACTTCAATTTCTAAAATTGCTCATAAATTAATTCAAGAAGGCAATAAATTATTGATTATTGCTGGAGATACATTTAGAGCCGCTGCTGTTGAGCAACTAGAAATTTGAGCCAATAGAGTAGGAGCTGATATTTTAAAACCAAATGAAAAAGAAACCGATCCAGGTTCTGTAGTTTATCGAGGATTAGAAAAAGCAATAAACGAAAAATTTGATGTTGTTATAATTGATACTGCAGGACGCTTGCAAAACAAAGTTAACTTAATGAATGAATTAAAGAAAGTCAATAAAATTATTGCTGATAAAGTTGAAAATGCACCTCATGAATCATTATTAGTTATTGATGCAACAACTGGACAAAATGGAGTTTTACAAGCCAAACATTTTGCAGATGTGACACCTATTAGTGGGATTGTACTCACTAAAATGGATGGGACTAGTAAAGGTGGAATTATTTTTTCTATCAAAGACCAATTAAATATTGATGTAAAACTTGTGGGTCTTGGTGAAAAAATGGATGATCTTCAACCTTTTGATTTGGACAAATTTATTTATAGTATGACACGACAAATTAGCAAAGAATATGAATAA
- the rpsD gene encoding 30S ribosomal protein S4 produces MSRYTGPVFKKSRRFNFSILETGKEFAKGKQRRYAPGQHGPTRRAKLSEYGLHLNEKQKVRFMYGISEKQFRNTFIKSTKKQGVAGTNFLRALESRFDNLVYRAGFAETRKQARQLVNHGHFTLNGKKVNIPSIQLKIGDTFELSTKKEGKIRKNDQILKALETKTPAAWVETDAKNFSAKFIRFPERSELNPEIKESLIVEFYSK; encoded by the coding sequence ATGTCAAGATATACTGGTCCAGTATTCAAAAAATCACGTCGTTTTAATTTTTCAATTTTAGAAACAGGAAAAGAATTTGCAAAAGGGAAACAACGTCGTTATGCACCAGGACAACATGGTCCAACACGTCGTGCTAAACTTTCTGAGTATGGTTTACACCTAAATGAAAAACAAAAAGTTCGTTTTATGTATGGAATTAGTGAAAAACAATTCCGTAACACATTCATTAAATCAACTAAAAAGCAAGGGGTTGCCGGAACTAACTTCTTAAGAGCATTAGAGTCAAGGTTTGATAATCTTGTTTATCGTGCAGGTTTTGCTGAAACTCGTAAGCAAGCACGCCAATTAGTTAATCATGGTCACTTTACATTAAATGGTAAAAAAGTTAATATTCCTTCAATTCAATTAAAAATAGGTGATACATTTGAATTATCAACTAAAAAAGAAGGAAAAATTCGTAAAAATGACCAAATTTTAAAAGCTTTAGAAACTAAAACTCCTGCTGCTTGAGTTGAAACCGATGCTAAAAACTTCAGTGCTAAATTCATTCGTTTTCCAGAACGTAGTGAATTAAATCCTGAAATTAAAGAATCATTGATTGTTGAGTTCTATAGTAAATAA